In Vitis vinifera cultivar Pinot Noir 40024 chromosome 17, ASM3070453v1, one genomic interval encodes:
- the LOC100262058 gene encoding pentatricopeptide repeat-containing protein At1g08070, chloroplastic, translating into MERYLIDLLHCSLPINQLKQIQALIIIKYLSLTPLFIRRLLNASFIQYARQVFDQIPHPDQGVHCSFITAYSRLSLNNEALRTFVSMHQNNVRIVCFTIPPIFKSCASLLAIDVGKQVHSLVIRYGFHSSVFCQNALINFYAKINDLGSAELIFDGILVKDTIAYNCLISAYSRSGEVLAARELFDKMRDRSIVSWNAMISCYAQNGDYHKGWIIFQRMQDEMCEPNEITLATVLSICAKLGDLEMGLRIKKLNDNKNLGSNMIVSTAMLEMYVKCGAVDDGRLVFDHMARRDVVTWSAMIAGYAQNGRSNEALELFENMKSAQIKPNDVTLVSVLSACAQLGSVETGERIGSYVESRGLISNVYVASALLGMYSKCGNIIKARQIFDKLPQRDNVTWNSMIMGLAINGFAEDAIALYNRMKEIEVKPNNITFVGLMTACTHAGHVELGLEFFRSMRSDHNISPNIEHFACIVDLFCRSGRLIDAYEFICRMEVEPNVVIWGTLLSASRIHLNVELAELAGKKLLELEPDNSGNYVILSNIYASAGRWQEALKVRKLMKDKRVQKAAAYSWVEVEDRVHKFLVGDTSHPRSDEVYSTIDGLALLSTWVGYELDFEIEA; encoded by the coding sequence ATGGAACGCTATCTCATAGATTTACTTCACTGCTCTCTGCCCATAAACCAGTTGAAGCAAATCCAAGCTCTCATCATCATAAAGTACCTCTCTCTCACCCCACTTTTTATTAGAAGGCTATTGAACGCGTCCTTTATCCAATATGCTCGCCAAGTGTTTGATCAAATTCCTCACCCAGATCAAGGCGTTCATTGTTCTTTCATTACTGCCTACTCTAGACTTTCCTTGAACAATGAAGCTCTAAGAACATTCGTTTCGATGCACCAAAACAATGTCCGGATAGTTTGTTTCACAATTCCGCCCATTTTTAAGTCATGTGCTTCGTTGTTGGCTATTGATGTGGGAAAACAGGTTCATTCGTTGGTTATACGTTATGGGTTCCACTCAAGTGTGTTTTGTCAGAAtgctttaattaatttctatgcTAAAATTAATGACTTGGGTTCTGCTGAATTGATTTTCGATGGGATTTTGGTGAAGGACACGATTGCTTATAATTGTTTGATTTCTGCTTATTCAAGATCTGGTGAGGTTTTAGCGGCTCGAGAACTTTTTGATAAGATGAGAGATAGGAGTATTGTTTCATGGAATGCTATGATCTCTTGCTATGCTCAGAATGGGGATTATCATAAAGGGTGGATAATTTTCCAAAGAATGCAGGATGAAATGTGTGAGCCCAATGAAATTACTTTGGCCACTGTACTCTCTATTTGTGCTAAACTTGGGGATTTGGAGATGGGTTTGAGGATTAAGAAGCTTAATGACAATAAAAATCTGGGTTCAAATATGATTGTTTCAACTGCGATGTTGGAAATGTATGTCAAATGCGGGGCTGTTGATGATGGGCGTCTAGTATTTGACCATATGGCCAGAAGGGATGTTGTTACATGGAGTGCCATGATTGCAGGTTATGCCCAAAATGGGAGATCAAATGAGGCCTTAGAGctttttgaaaacatgaaaagtGCACAAATTAAACCTAATGATGTTACACTTGTTAGTGTTCTATCAGCTTGTGCTCAGTTGGGTTCAGTAGAAACTGGTGAACGCATTGGAAGTTATGTGGAGAGTCGAGGCTTAATTTCAAATGTTTATGTTGCCTCAGCGCTACTGGGTATGTATTCTAAGTGTGGAAATATTATAAAGGCTCGCCAAATATTTGATAAGCTGCCTCAAAGAGATAATGTTACTTGGAACTCAATGATTATGGGGCTAGCTATTAATGGTTTTGCGGAGGATGCAATTGCTCTTTACAACAGAATGAAAGAAATTGAGGTGAAACCGAATAACATAACATTTGTAGGACTAATGACAGCCTGCACCCATGCAGGTCATGTTGAACTGGGTCTTGAGTTTTTCAGAAGTATGAGGTCAGATCACAACATTTCACCAAATATTGAACATTTTGCTTGTATTGTGGACCTCTTTTGTAGATCAGGAAGACTAATAGATGCCTATGAGTTTATATGTAGGATGGAAGTGGAGCCCAATGTTGTAATATGGGGCACATTGTTGAGTGCATCCAGGATCCACTTGAATGTAGAGCTTGCTGAGCTTGCAGGGAAGAAATTACTAGAACTAGAGCCCGATAACTCTGGGAACTATGTCATTCTTTCTAACATATATGCCAGTGCCGGCAGATGGCAAGAAGCACTGAAGGTGCGGAAGTTGATGAAAGATAAGAGGGTGCAGAAAGCAGCTGCGTATAGTTGGGTAGAAGTGGAGGATAGGGTGCATAAATTTTTAGTCGGTGACACATCCCACCCTAGATCTGATGAGGTTTATAGCACCATTGATGGTTTGGCATTGCTTTCGACTTGGGTTGGTTATGAGTTGGATTTTGAAATAGAGGCCTGA
- the LOC100253652 gene encoding ABC transporter A family member 7, protein MADSSSGPASFWTQANALLRKNLTFQKRNIRTNIRLVSFPILLCVLLVVIQKLVNSELDKAENKCGCISVTNENGQTEKRCGIQYSTLDQVGTCPIPSPPEWPALLQVPAPEYRAVRADFIQFTDLPDDSCRRTGSCPATILFTGNNRSLGLTLAGNMFSSSSSLNSSNILGNLSNFVLGSESMPETTNFLDPAFFSDLPIYHVEPQCAPNSTFSVSFSLASTNVQQEIQCVQGLHLWRNSSSEINDELFKGYHKGNSERKINEIVAAYDFLNSNGNNFNVSIWYNSTYKNDAGASSIALVRVPRSVNLASNAYLQLVQGDGVKMVLDFIKEMPKPETQVRLDLSSVLGTLFFTWVILQLFPVVLTSLVYEKQQNLRIMMKMHGLGDGPYWMISYAYFLVISSIYMLCFVIFGSVIGLKFFTLNDYSIQLVFYFIYINLQISLAFLLAAAFSNVKTATVLGYICVFGTGLLGGFLFQFFIQDTSFPNGWIIVMELYPGFSLYRGLYEFAQYSFTGNYMGTDGMRWGDLSDSTNGMRDVLIIMFVEWLIVLFVAYYIDQVLSSGNGVKRSPLFFLQNFRKKKPMSSFRKPSLKRQGSKVFVKMEKADVSQEREKVEQLLLESGANHAIICDNLRKVYPGRDGNPEKIAVKGLSLALSHGECFGMLGPNGAGKTSFISMMIGLTVPTSGTAFVEGLDIRIDMDGIYTSMGVCPQHDLLWETLTGREHLLFYGRLKNLKGAALTQAVEESLKSVNLFHGGVGDKQAGKYSGGMKRRLSVAISLIGDPKVVYMDEPSTGLDPASRNNLWNVVKRAKQGRAIILTTHSMEEAEVLCDRLGIFVDGSLQCIGNPKELKARYGGSYVFTMTTSSNHEEEVENLVRQLSPNTNKIYQISGTQKFELPKQEVRIADVFQAVENAKSRFTVQAWGLADTTLEDVFIKVARGAQAFDVLS, encoded by the exons ATGGCGGATTCATCCTCCGGTCCCGCGAGCTTCTGGACCCAAGCCAACGCTTTGCTCAGAAAGAACTTAACCTTCCAG AAACGAAATATCAGGACAAATATTCGGCTCGTTTCATTCCCTATTTTACTCTGTGTGCTACTTGTTGTCATCCAAAAATTGGTCAACAGTGAATTGGATAAAGCTGAGAACAAGTGTGGCTGCATTTCTGTTACCAATGAAAATGGTCAAACTGAAAAGAGGTGTGGGATTCAGTACTCAACTCTGGATCAGGTGGGCACTTGTCCCATTCCTAGCCCTCCAGAATGGCCTGCATTATTACAAGTACCAGCTCCTGAATATCGTGCAGTGAGAGCCGATTTTATTCAATTTACAGATTTGCCAGATGACTCATGCAGGAGGACAGGGTCATGTCCTGCAACTATACTTTTCACTGGGAATAATCGATCTCTTGGATTAA CTTTGGCTGGGAACATGTTCTCGAGTTCTTCCTCTCTAAATTCCTCCAATATTCTGGGTAATTTATCCAATTTTGTGCTT GGATCTGAATCAATGCCTGAGACGACCAATTTTCTTGATCCTGCTTTCTTCTCGGATCTTCCCATATATCATGTTGAACCTCAGTGTGCACCAAACTCAACATTTTCAGTGTCCTTCTCCTTAGCATCCACTAATGTGCAGCAAG AGATACAATGTGTTCAAGGCTTACATTTGTGGCGTAATAGTTCTTCTGAGATTAATGATGAGCTGTTTAAGGGTTACCACAAAGGGAATTCAGAGAGGAAGATAAATGAGATTGTTGCAG CATATGATTTCTTAAATTCGAACGGGAATAATTTTAATGTGAGTATATGGTACAATTCAACATACAAGAATGACGCAGGTGCTAGTTCTATCGCATTAGTGAGGGTTCCACGCTCAGTGAATCTG GCATCCAATGCCTACCTGCAGCTTGTGCAAGGAGATGGTGTCAAAATGGTACTTGACTTCATTAAAGAAATGCCCAAACCTGAAACCCAAGTCAGGCTGGATTTATCTTCTGTTCTTGGTACACTCTTCTTTACGTGGGTCATTTTGCAACTGTTCCCT GTTGTGTTGACATCTCTGGTTTATGAGAAGCAACAAAATCTAAGAATCATGATGAAAATGCATGGTCTTGGTGATGGGCCTTATTGGATGATTTCCTATGCTTATTTTCTTGTCATATCTTCAATCTACATGTTATGTTTTGTGATATTTGGCTCAGTTATAG GTTTAAAATTCTTCACCTTGAATGACTACAGCATCCAACTTGTGTTTTACTTTATCTATATAAACTTGCAAATTTCACTGGCCTTTCTACTAGCTGCTGCATTTTCAAACGTTAAGACTGCCACAG TTTTAGGATACATATGTGTCTTTGGAACAGGACTCTTAGGAGGCTTTCTTTTCCAGTTCTTTATTCAAGATACATCATTCCCGA ATGGCTGGATTATAGTTATGGAGTTATATCCTGGTTTTTCTCTATATCGGGGTTTATATGAGTTTGCACAGTACTCTTTCACAGGGAATTATATGGGGACTGATGGGATGCGATGGGGAGATCTGAGTGATAGCACAAATGGGATGAGAGATGTCTTGATCATCATGTTTGTGGAATGGTTGATAGTGCTTTTTGTTGCATACTATATAGACCAAGTTTTATCATCAGGGAATGGTGTTAAAAGAAGTCCTCTATTTTTCTTGCAAAACTTTCGGAAAAAAAAGCCTATGTCATCTTTCCGGAAGCCTAGTTTGAAAAGGCAGGGATCCAAAGTTTTTGTTAAGATGGAGAAAGCTGATGTTTCTCAAGAG AGGGAGAAGGTTGAacagctgctacttgaatctgGTGCAAATCATGCCATCATCTGTGATAACCTCAGAAAGGTGTATCCAGGAAGGGATGGAAACCCCGAAAAAATTGCAGTGAAAGGATTGTCTCTTGCTTTGTCTCATGGGGAGTGCTTTGGTATGCTTGGTCCCAATGGTGCAGGCAAAACCTCTTTCATTAGTATG ATGATTGGGCTCACAGTACCAACCTCCGGCACAGCGTTTGTTGAGGGTCTGGACATACGAATTGATATGGATGGAATATATACCAGCATGGGTGTATGCCCACAACATGA TCTTCTCTGGGAAACACTAACAGGAAGAGAGCACCTGCTATTTTATGGAAGACTTAAAAACCTCAAAGGTGCTGCCTTAACACAA GCAGTGGAAGAATCTCTTAAGAGTGTCAACCTATTTCATGGAGGGGTTGGGGACAAGCAGGCTGGAAAATACAGTGGAGGAATGAAGAGGAGGCTTAGTGTTGCCATTTCACTGATTGGAGATCCCAAA GTTGTCTATATGGATGAACCGAGTACCGGATTAGATCCAGCTTCAAGAAACAACTTGTGGAATGTTGTGAAGCGTGCAAAGCAAGGCCGAGCAATAATTCTAACAA CGCATTCAATGGAGGAGGCAGAGGTTCTATGTGACCGACTAGGAATTTTTGTGGATGGCAGCCTGCAATGTATTGGAAACCCAAAAGAG CTGAAGGCTAGATATGGAGGGTCTTATGTGTTTACAATGACAACATCTTCGAATCATGAGGAAGAAGTGGAGAACTTGGTGCGGCAACTCTCCCCAAACACTAACAAAATATACCAAATTTCTGGAACCCAGAAGTTTGAGCTTCCAAAGCAAGAGGTCAGGATTGCAGATGTTTTCCAAGCAGTTGAGAATGCAAAGAGCAGGTTCACAGTTCAAGCATGGGGTCTGGCTGACACCACTTTAGAGGACGTGTTCATCAAGGTTGCACGCGGAGCCCAGGCATTCGATGTGCTCTCTTGA
- the LOC100256955 gene encoding uncharacterized protein LOC100256955 yields the protein MAKIRELCCFLLLAFAIAKVSEASSEIGVYELKRGNFSVKLTNYGATVVSVILPDRNGKLDDVVLGFDSVEDYKNDTTYFGAIVGRVANRIKGAQFTLNGKKYKLVPNEGKNMLHGGPKGFSDVIWHVQSYDKNSHVTFVYHSFDGEEGFPGDLHVSVTYMFFQTNKLVIKMTGRPLNKATPVNLASHSYWNLGGHSSGDVFSHQVQLFADKITPVDDELIPTGKILPVEGTPYDFLNIHEIKTRFHELPSGYDINYVLNYVGNEHFHKAAVVYESKSGRKMELWTNQPGLQFYTSNMLGTVKGKGGVTYNNYDGICLETQGFPDAVNHPDFPSQIVNPGEIYEHFMVYRFTAK from the exons ATGGCTAAGATTCGTGAGTTGTGTTGCTTTCTCTTACTGGCATTTGCGATTGCTAAGGTTTCTGAGGCAAGTAGTGAAATCGGGGTGTATGAATTGAAGAGGGGAAATTTCTCTGTCAAGCTCACCAACTATGGCGCCACTGTTGTCTCTGTTATTCTCCCTGATAGGAATG GAAAATTGGACGACGTCGTTCTTGGATTTGACTCCGTTGAAGACTATAAG AACGATACAACCTACTTCGGCGCTATTGTGGGACGTGTGGCGAACCGAATTAAAGGGGCTCAGTTTACTCTGAATGGCAAAAAATACAAGTTGGTTCCCAATGAGGGAAAGAACATGCTCCATG GTGGCCCCAAAGGATTCAGTGATGTGATATGGCATGTTCAAAGCTATGACAAAAACAGTCACGTTACATTCGTATATCACAGCTTTGATGGTGAAGAAG GATTTCCTGGTGATCTTCATGTCTCAGTGACATATATGTTCTTCCAAACGAACAAGTTAGTCATAAAAATGACAGGTAGACCTCTTAACAAGGCCACCCCAGTGAATCTGGCCTCCCATAGTTACTGGAACCTTGGGGGCCACAGCAGCGGCGACGTCTTCTCACACCAGGTTCAGCTGTTTGCAGACAAGATCACTCCAGTTGATGATGAGCTCATTCCCACCGGCAAAATTCTCCCTGTGGAGGGAACTCCGTATGATTTTCTCAACATCCATGAAATTAAAACTAGGTTCCATGAATTACCTAGTGGTTATGATATCAATTATGTGCTTAACTATGTGGGGAATGAGCACTTCCATAAGGCCGCCGTGGTGTATGAAAGCAAATCGGGGAGGAAGATGGAGCTGTGGACTAATCAGCCTGGCCTGCAGTTTTATACCAGCAACATGCTGGGGACTGTGAAGGGAAAAGGTGGTGTTACTTATAACAATTATGATGGAATATGCTTGGAGACACAAGGGTTTCCAGACGCCGTGAATCATCCAGACTTCCCATCACAGATCGTAAATCCTGGGGAGATTTATGAACATTTTATGGTTTACAGGTTCACAGCCAAGTAG
- the LOC100251824 gene encoding pentatricopeptide repeat-containing protein DOT4, chloroplastic gives MITNGHLHNPTLASKLVVSFASITLPGTTSVARRIADQIDGLDTYTWNTIIRGYLEGNDPEEAILVYNHVRKKGLKVDTYTLVFVIKACGLRPVILEGEQIHGQIFKLGFEFEVIIQTALLNLYGLFDEDCGLQQIFDEMPQRDLVMWNALIAAYAHGNCPYKVREVSYDMVRSNVKPNGVTAVSILSVCSSLRALREGKAVHGYVTKNLIEFDVFVHNALIVVYSKCGSIRDAVQVFQLMPMRNVVSWTSLINGYSDNNCPNEALGFFKQMEAENIRPDEITVLGVVCMCSKLRSFELGEWISQYVVKIGLLKESPAIANALMDMHAKCGNINRACQIFDGMEEKTIVSWTIMIQGLAMHGHGLSALVRFCQMQREGFKPDSLVFLSLLSACSHAGLVDEGWRCFSSMEADYHISPWMEHYGCMVDILCRAGLVDEAFKFVQNMPIKPDMIVWRTLLGACHTQGNISLANQVMNYLCELGPKKSEDYVLLSNLFASNAEWDNVGEVRKEMGDRGVTKQDPGWITAIALSLPEIEDDNPFCRKKAQKV, from the exons ATGATCACCAATGGCCACCTTCACAACCCCACTTTAGCAAGCAAGCTTGTTGTATCTTTTGCCTCAATAACCCTCCCTGGTACTACTTCCGTTGCCCGGAGGATCGCCGACCAAATTGACGGCCTAGATACTTACACGTGGAACACTATCATCAGAGGTTATTTGGAGGGAAATGACCCTGAAGAAGCTATTTTGGTTTATAACCATGTAAGGAAGAAAGGCCTGAAAGTGGACACATATACCCTTGTGTTTGTGATCAAGGCATGTGGGCTCAGGCCTGTGATTCTTGAAGGGGAACAGATACATGGGCAGATTTTCAAACTGGGTTTTGAATTTGAGGTAATAATTCAGACTGCCCTCCTTAATCTGTATGGTTTGTTTGATGAAGATTGTGGTTTGCAACAAATATTCGACGAAATGCCTCAGAGAGACTTAGTTATGTGGAATGCCCTTATTGCTGCATATGCTCATGGAAACTGCCCTTACAAGGTGAGGGAAGTTTCATATGATATGGTTAGAAGCAATGTGAAACCCAATGGTGTGACTGCAGTCAGCATTCTTTCAGTTTGCTCTTCTTTGAGGGCCTTAAGAGAGGGGAAAGCAGTTCATGGTTATGTGACTAAAAACCTTATCGaatttgatgtttttgttcataATGCTTTGATTGTTGTCTACTCAAAATGTGGTTCTATCCGGGATGCTGTCCAGGTTTTTCAACTGATGCCAATGAGAAATGTGGTTTCCTGGACTTCTTTGATCAATGGTTATAGTGATAACAATTGTCCAAATGAGGCCTTAGGTTTCTTCAAACAAATGGAGGCTGAAAACATAAGGCCGGATGAAATTACCGTGCTGGGTGTTGTTTGTATGTGCAGTAAGTTGAGAAGTTTTGAGCTTGGAGAGTGGATAAGTCAATATGTTGTGAAGATAGGGCTCTTAAAAGAGAGTCCTGCTATAGCCAATGCTTTAATGGATATGCATGCTAAATGTGGTAACATCAATAGAGCGTGTCAAATTTTTGATGGAATGGAGGAGAAAACAATTGTCTCCTGGACTATTATGATACAAGGGCTAGCAATGCATGGGCATGGGCTTTCAGCTCTGGTTCGGTTCTGTCAAATGCAAAGAGAGGGGTTTAAACCGGATAGTCTTGTCTTTCTCAGCCTATTATCTGCATGCAGCCATGCTGGTTTGGTAGATGAAGGATGGAGATGTTTTAGTTCTATGGAAGCCGATTATCACATTTCACCCTGGATGGAGCACTACGGATGCATGGTGGATATCCTTTGTAGAGCCGGCCTAGTTGATGAAGCTTTTAAGTTTGTTCAGAATATGCCAATTAAACCAGACATGATTGTGTGGCGTACATTGCTTGGAGCATGTCACACCCAAGGAAATATCAGTCTTGCAAATCAAGTGATGAACTATTTATGTGAATTGGGGCCTAAGAAGAGTGAAGACTATGTTCTGTTATCAAATTTGTTTGCTTCAAATGCAGAATGGGATAACGTTGGAGAAGTAAGGAAGGAAATGGGGGATAGAGGAGTGACTAAGCAAGATCCTGGCT GGATTACTGCTATCGCCCTTTCCCTCCCAGAGATTGAAGATGACAACCCCTTCTGCAGGAAGAAGGCCCAAAAAGTATGA
- the LOC100854697 gene encoding vacuolar protein sorting-associated protein 29, which translates to MVLVLALGDLHIPDRAPDLPPKFKSMLVPGKIQHIICTGNLCIKEVHDYLKTLCPDMHITRGEYDEETRYPETKTLTIGQFKLGLCHGHQVIPWGDLDSLAMLQRQLDVDILVTGHTHRFTAYKHEGGVVINPGSATGAFSSITYDVNPSFVLMDIDGLRVVVYVYELIDGEVKVDKIDFKKTAATTRSTQ; encoded by the exons ATGGTGCTGGTGTTGGCCTTAGGGGATCTTCATATCCCTGATAGGGCTCCTGATTTGCCGCCAAAGTTCAAATCCATGCTTGTTCCTGGCAAGATCCAACACATCATTTGCACTGGGAATTTGTGTATCAAA GAGGTTCATGATTACTTGAAAACCCTTTGTCCTGACATGCATATTACCCGAGGTGAATATGATGAGGAGACACGTTACCCAGAGACCAAAACACTTACCATTGGTCAATTCAAGCTTGGACTATGCCATGGTCATCAG GTTATTCCATGGGGGGACTTAGACTCACTAGCCATGCTCCAGAGGCAGTTGGATGTAGACATCCTTGTGACAGGTCATACCCATCGATTCACAGCTTACAAACATGAGGGTGGCGTTGTTATTAACCCGGGTTCTGCCACTGGTGCCTTCAGCAGCATCACCTATGATGTTAATCCTAGTTTCGTTCTCATGGACATCGATGGTCTGCGTGTTGTCGTCTACGTCTATGAACTCATAGATGGGGAGGTTAAGGTTGACaagattgattttaagaaaaCAGCAGCCACAACTCGCTCTACTCAATGA